Proteins encoded together in one Deinococcus radiopugnans ATCC 19172 window:
- a CDS encoding alpha/beta fold hydrolase, with protein sequence MTAAESPPQPLSPQFLNVGGIRTRHVTGGEGRPVVLLHGIGRSLEDFEPTIRALSGTHRVYAPDLIGFGYTDKPQVNYSLPGLARFVQHYLDAVGETRPVTLIGNSLGGAVAQTFAVIYPEQTRGLGLVNSAGFGRDVALALRLCALPGLGERLLAPGPASARRVTRSLFASPAFATPERVAHTLALARQPGAARAFLSVLRSIGTVRGAQAEWQAKLAGRLPALKRPTLIVWGDRDEILPAHHLEAARRTHPHAAVHLFTQTGHVPQIEREAEFNALLHAFLEHNRL encoded by the coding sequence ATGACCGCTGCCGAATCCCCACCTCAACCCTTATCGCCTCAATTCCTGAACGTGGGCGGCATCCGCACTCGCCACGTCACGGGCGGTGAGGGGCGGCCCGTCGTCCTGCTGCACGGCATTGGCCGCAGCCTGGAGGATTTTGAGCCGACGATCCGGGCGTTATCTGGCACCCACCGCGTCTATGCCCCGGACTTAATCGGTTTCGGTTACACCGACAAGCCGCAGGTGAACTACAGCCTGCCGGGGCTGGCGCGCTTCGTGCAGCACTATCTGGACGCGGTGGGCGAGACGCGGCCCGTGACCCTGATCGGCAACTCGCTGGGCGGGGCGGTGGCGCAGACCTTCGCGGTGATATACCCGGAGCAGACGCGCGGGCTGGGGCTGGTCAACTCCGCCGGATTCGGGCGGGACGTGGCCCTGGCCCTGCGCCTGTGCGCGCTGCCGGGGCTGGGTGAGCGGCTGCTGGCCCCCGGTCCGGCCAGTGCGCGGCGCGTGACCCGCAGCCTGTTCGCCTCGCCCGCCTTCGCCACGCCGGAGCGCGTCGCACATACGCTGGCCCTCGCGCGGCAACCCGGCGCAGCGCGGGCCTTTCTGTCGGTGCTGCGCTCTATCGGCACGGTGCGCGGGGCGCAGGCGGAGTGGCAGGCGAAGCTGGCCGGGCGGCTTCCAGCGCTCAAGCGGCCCACCCTGATCGTCTGGGGAGACCGTGACGAAATTTTGCCCGCCCACCATCTGGAGGCCGCGCGCCGCACGCACCCGCACGCCGCCGTCCACCTGTTCACGCAGACCGGCCACGTTCCGCAGATCGAGCGAGAGGCGGAATTCAACGCCCTGCTGCACGCCTTTCTGGAGCACAATAGGCTATGA
- a CDS encoding aminotransferase class V-fold PLP-dependent enzyme — protein sequence MPPLRPDIDPNGLLEYSVVFTDRSLNHMSAAFQAVMTDLSRELKAVYHADAVAIIPGSGTSAMEAVVDQLAQGQPCLVVRNGWFSYRWSQIFEMSRVPGAVTVLQAREQGDGRQEPFAPPPIEEVVEAIRREKPALVFAPHVETSSGIILPEEYIRQMAGAAHEVGGLLVIDCIASGCVWLDMADLGIDVLITAPQKGWSSTPCAGIALLSAAAVTRVDATDSVSFTLDLKKWLNLMRAYEGGGFAYHATLPTDGLRQFRDTVLEMGAFGFEKAQDAQWELGNRVREVLKAAGFSSVAAEGFKAPGVVVSYTDNDAIQSGQAFREAGLQIAAGVPLQVGEGPDFKTFRVGLFGLDKLADVDGAVERFETGLQEVLARQEPVSAGR from the coding sequence ATGCCCCCCCTTCGCCCCGACATTGACCCCAACGGCCTGCTGGAATACTCGGTGGTGTTCACAGACCGTTCCCTCAACCACATGTCCGCAGCGTTTCAGGCGGTGATGACTGACCTGTCGCGTGAACTGAAGGCGGTCTACCACGCCGACGCTGTGGCGATCATTCCGGGTTCGGGCACGTCCGCGATGGAGGCGGTGGTGGATCAACTGGCGCAGGGCCAACCCTGCCTGGTGGTGCGCAACGGCTGGTTCAGCTACCGCTGGTCACAGATTTTCGAGATGAGCCGTGTGCCGGGAGCCGTGACGGTGCTTCAGGCGCGGGAGCAGGGCGACGGGCGGCAGGAGCCGTTTGCGCCCCCGCCCATCGAGGAAGTGGTGGAGGCCATTCGCCGCGAGAAGCCCGCGCTGGTCTTCGCGCCGCATGTGGAAACGTCGTCGGGGATCATCCTGCCGGAGGAGTACATCCGTCAGATGGCGGGGGCCGCGCATGAGGTCGGCGGCCTGCTGGTCATCGACTGCATCGCCTCCGGCTGCGTGTGGCTGGACATGGCCGATCTGGGCATCGACGTGCTGATCACCGCGCCGCAGAAGGGCTGGAGCAGCACGCCCTGCGCCGGCATCGCGCTGCTGAGCGCGGCAGCGGTCACGCGGGTGGACGCCACCGATTCGGTCAGCTTCACCCTGGATCTGAAAAAGTGGCTGAACCTCATGCGCGCCTACGAGGGCGGCGGCTTTGCGTACCACGCCACGCTGCCCACCGACGGCCTGCGCCAGTTCCGCGACACCGTGCTGGAGATGGGGGCCTTTGGCTTCGAGAAGGCGCAGGACGCGCAGTGGGAGCTGGGCAACCGGGTGCGCGAGGTGCTGAAAGCGGCAGGCTTTTCGAGCGTCGCCGCTGAGGGGTTCAAGGCTCCCGGCGTGGTGGTCAGCTACACCGACAACGACGCCATCCAGAGTGGCCAGGCGTTCCGCGAGGCGGGCCTTCAGATCGCGGCGGGTGTGCCGCTTCAGGTAGGAGAGGGGCCGGACTTCAAGACCTTCCGCGTCGGCCTGTTCGGGCTGGACAAGCTGGCGGACGTGGACGGGGCGGTAGAGCGCTTTGAGACTGGACTGCAAGAGGTCCTGGCGCGACAGGAGCCTGTGTCGGCAGGGCGCTAG